One Festucalex cinctus isolate MCC-2025b chromosome 1, RoL_Fcin_1.0, whole genome shotgun sequence genomic region harbors:
- the LOC144007275 gene encoding uncharacterized protein LOC144007275 — MGHTGDKPFACSVCGRKFTRNDYLKTHTRTHTGEKPFACSVCGQSFSQKGSLTTHTRIHTGEKPFACLVCGQKFSSKGYLKIHTRTHTGEKPFACLVCGQSFSQKGNLIIHTRNHTGEKPFACLVCGQNFSSNRYLKIHTRTHTGEKPFACSVCGQNFAQRVHLKSHTRTHTGEKPFACLVCDQNFAHRGHLKTHTRNHTGEKPFACSVCGRKFAHKENLKIHTRTHTGEKPFACSVCGQNFAHRGHLKTHTRTHTGEKPFACSVCGQNFAHRGHLKSHTRTHTGEKPFACSVCGQNFAQRVHLKSHTRTHTGEKPFACSVCGQNFAQRGNLKIHTRTHTGEKPFACSVCGQNFAHRGHLKTHTRTHTGEKPFACSVCGKKFTANVTLKRHTKTHTGEKPFACSVCGQNFSSKGYLKTHTRTHTGEKPFACSVCGRSFSEKGSLTMHMRIHTGEKPFACSVCGQNFAHRVQLKIHARAHTGEKPFACSVCGRKFAWNICLKVHMRTHTGEKPFACLVCGQSFSEKGSLTTHTRTHTGEKPFACSVCGERFPTKGNAERHKCAGEKSG, encoded by the coding sequence atgggccacactggtgataaaccctttgcttgctctgtttgtggtcgaaaatttaCTCGGAATGactacttaaaaacacacacaagaacccacactggagagaagccctttgcttgctcggtttgtggtcaaagtttctctcagaagggaagtttaacaacgcacacgcgaatccacactggagagaagccctttgcttgcttggtttgtggtcaaaaattttcttccaagggatacttaaaaatacacacacgaacccacactggagagaagccctttgcttgcttggtttgtggtcaaagtttctctcagaagggaaatttaattattcacacaagaaaccacactggagagaagccctttgcttgtttggtttgtggtcaaaatttttcttccaatcgatacttaaaaatacacacaagaacccacactggagagaagccttttgcttgctcagtttgtggtcaaaattttgctcagagggtacacttaaaatcacacacaagaacccacactggagagaagccctttgcttgcttggtttgtgatcaaaattttgctcacaggggacacttaaaaacacacacaagaaaccacactggagagaagccctttgcttgctcggtttgtggtcgaaaatttgctcacaaggaaaacttaaaaatacacacaagaacccacactggagagaagccttttgcttgctcagtttgtggtcaaaattttgctcacaggggacacttaaaaacgcacacaagaacccacactggagagaagccctttgcttgctcagtttgtggtcaaaattttgctcacaggggacacttaaaatcacacacaagaacccacactggagagaagccctttgcttgctcagtttgtggtcaaaattttgctcagagggtacacttaaaatcacacacaagaacccacactggagagaagccctttgcttgctcagtttgtggtcaaaattttgctcagaggggaaacttaaaaatacacacaagaacccacactggagagaagccttttgcttgctcagtttgtggtcaaaattttgctcacaggggacacttaaaaacgcacacaagaacccacactggagagaagccctttgcttgctcagtttgtggtaaaaaatttactgcTAATGTAacgttaaaaagacacacaaagacccacactggagagaagccctttgcttgctcagtttgtggtcaaaatttttcttcgaagggatacttaaaaacacacacaagaacccacactggagagaagccctttgcttgctcagtttgtggtcgaagtttctctgagaagggaagtttaacaaTGCACATGCGaatccacacgggagagaagccctttgcctgctcagtttgtggtcaaaattttgctcatagGGTACAGTTAAAAATACACGCAAgagcccacactggagagaagccttttgcttgctcagtttgtggtcgaaaatttgctTGGAATATATGTTTAAAAGTCCACatgagaacccacactggagagaagccctttgcttgcttggtttgtggtcaaagtttctctgagaagggaagtttaacaacacacacaagaacccacactggagaaaagccttttgcttgctcagtttgtggtgaaagattcccaacaaagggcaacgctgagaggcacaagtgtgctggtgagaaaagcggttga
- the LOC144007647 gene encoding uncharacterized protein LOC144007647, which translates to MTELLTLSLRESPDTLRTFTSSLQLTPSFQPSASFVKKISKYTRLGSEGTRKRDHLAKAETLSADGLLQAAEMKQDCSILLHIQDKDCHKGCAVLFQRLHKVLKVNSNRNSNQGRTNTTLC; encoded by the exons atgaccgagcttctcaccctatctctaagggagagcccggacaccctgcggacgttcacaa GTTCGCTTCAGCTGAccccgtccttccagccatctgcatcatttgtaaaaaaaatttcaaagtatactcgtctgggatcggaaggcacacggaagagggatcatctcgccaaagcagaaacattgtcggcag atgggttgctgcaggcagctgagatgaagcaagactgttccattcttctgcatattcaagacaaagacTGTCACAAAGGATGTGCAgtcttgtttcagagattacacaaggttcttaaagtcaacagcaacagaaacagcaaccagggacgaacaaat accACCCTATGCTGA
- the LOC144005519 gene encoding uncharacterized protein LOC144005519 has protein sequence MCILCLADVSEKYIFPERQEPEFPGVKQEEDLEPLQVKEEQQQQPPNIKKEEQLPPYIKEEEDFTELPVTGVHLKTEDERQYEENKGAESPSSSSRQQMTENDDSRLALMSDGEDASHAPHTADDEQCDDDVTCHTDGKRWKCSRCGKTFGFKSQLRRHVMGHTGDKPFVCSVCGRKFARKEHLKTHTRTHTDEKPFACSVCGQNFAQRGHLKTHTRTHTGEKPFACSVCGQSFSQKGSLTTHMRIHTGEKPFACSVCGQSFSEKGSLTTHTRIHTGEKPFACSVCGQNFSSKGYLKTHTRTHTGEKPFACLVCGQSFSLKGNLKTHTRTHTGEKPFACLVCGQNFSSKGYLKIHKRTHTREKPFACSVCGQNFAQRVHLKIHTRIHTGEKPFACSVCGKKFPSKEKLKTHTRTHTGEKPFACSVCGQNFSEKGSLTTHTRIHTGEKPFACLVCCKKFSSKGYLKIHTRTHTGEKPFACSVCGQNFAQRVHLKIHTRTHTGEKPFACSVCGQRFPTKGNAERHKCAGEKSG, from the coding sequence atgtgtatcttgtgtctcgcagatgtcagtgaaaaatatatttttcctgagcggcaggagccagagttccctggcgtgaaacaggaggaggacttggagcctcttcaagttaaagaagagcagcagcaacagcctcccaacatcaaaaaagaggagcagctgccaccatacattaaagaggaggaggacttcacagagttgcccgtgactggtgtccatttgaagactgaagatgaacgtcaatatgaagagaacaaaggggcggagtctccaagcagcagctcaagacaacaaatgacagaaaatgatgacagccggttagctctcatgtcagatggtgaagacgcgtcacacgctcctcacactgctgacgatgaacagtgtgacgatgatgtgacatgtcacactgatggcaaacggtggaaatgttctcggtgtggaaaaacctttggttTCAAGTCTCAATTGAGAAGACACGTGATGGGCCACACTGGTGATaaaccttttgtctgctcagtttgtggtcgaaaatttgctcgcaaggaacacttaaaaacacacacaagaacccacactgacgagaagccttttgcttgctcagtttgtggtcaaaattttgctcagaggggacacttaaaaacacacacaagaacccacactggagagaagccttttgcttgctcagtttgtggtcaaagtttctctcagaagggaagtttaacaacgcacatgcgaatccacactggagagaagccctttgcttgctcggtttgtggtcaaagtttctctgagaagggaagtttaacaacgcacacgcgaatccacactggagagaagccttttgcctgctcagtttgtggtcaaaatttttcttccaagggatacttaaaaacacacacaagaacccacactggagagaagccctttgcttgcttggtttgtggtcaaagtttttctttaaagggaaacttaaaaacacacacaagaacccacactggagagaagccctttgcttgcttggtttgtggtcaaaatttttcttccaagggatacttaaaaatacacaaacgaACCCACACtagagagaagccctttgcttgctcagtttgtggtcaaaattttgctcagagggtacacttaaaaatacacacgcgaatccacactggagagaagccctttgcttgctcagtttgtggtaagaaatttccttctaaggaaaaattaaaaacacacacaagaacccacactggagagaagccctttgcttgctcagtttgtggtcaaaatttctctgagaagggaagtttaacaacgcacacgcgaatccacactggagagaagccttttgcttgcttggtttgttgtaaaaaattttcttccaagggatacttaaaaatccacacaagaacccacactggagagaagccctttgcttgctctgtttgtggtcaaaattttgctcagagggtacacttaaaaatccacacaagaacccacactggagagaagccctttgcttgctcagtttgtggtcaaagattcccaacaaagggcaacgctgagaggcacaagtgtgctggtgagaaaagcggttga